Proteins from one Oncorhynchus gorbuscha isolate QuinsamMale2020 ecotype Even-year linkage group LG18, OgorEven_v1.0, whole genome shotgun sequence genomic window:
- the LOC124002631 gene encoding myosin-9-like isoform X1, translated as MSEADKFLYRDSGKVANPLDQADWATKKLVWIPSETLGFVAGSVKEEKGEECLVELADTGKKVTVNKDDIQKMNPPKFSKVEDMAELTCLNEASVLHNLKDRYYSGLIYTYSGLFCVVINPYKYLPIYSENIIEMYKGKKRHEMPPHIYAITDNAYRSMMQDREDQSILCTGESGAGKTENTKKVIQYLAHVASSFKSKKDQGAALAHGELEKQLLQANPILEAFGNGKTVKNDNSSRFGKFIRINFDVNGYIVGANIETYLLEKSRAIRQAKDERAFHIFYYMLTGAGDKMRSELCLEDYKNYRFLTHGNVTIPGQQDRDLFVETMDAFNIMSIPEEERIGLLKTVSAVLQLGNMSFKKERNSDQASMPDDTAAQKVCHLLGMNVTDFTRAILSPRIKVGRDYVQKAQTQEQAEFAVEALAKASYERMFRWLVMRINKALDKTKRQGASFIGILDIAGFEIFELNSFEQLCINYTNEKLQQLFNHTMFVLEQEEYQREGIEWSFIDFGLDLQPCIDLIEKHASPPGVLALLDEECWFPKATDKSFVEKVVQEQGNNPKFQKPKKLKDSADFCIIHYAGKVDYKADEWLMKNMDPLNDNVATLLNQSTDKFVSELWRDVDRIVGLDKVAGMSDGGLHGATKIRKGMFRTVGQLYKEQLSNLMTTLRNTNPNFVRCIIPNHEKKAGKLEPHLVLEQLRCNGVLEGIRICRQGFPNRIVFQEFRQRYEILTPSAIPKGFMDGKQACVLMIKALELDSNLFRIGQSKVFFRAGVLAHLEEERDIKITDIIISFQSWCRGYVARKAFTKRQQQLTAMKVIQRNCAAYLKLRNWQWWRLFTKVKPLLQVTRQEEEMQAREDELEKTKERQQQAEEQLQEFEAKQQQLNAEKLALQEQLQAETELCAEAEEMRSKLATRKQELEEILHDLESRVEEEEERVTQLQTERKKMQTNITDLEQQLDEEEAARQKLQLEKMTTDAKLKKIEENVMVLDDQNNKLNKEKKLLEERISEFTTNLTEEEEKSKSLQKLKNKHEAMITDLEDRLRKEEKSRQELEKNRRKLEGDSTELNDQMADLHAQIAELRAQLAKKEEELMAALARIEEEAAAKNTAQKKIRELEAQLSELQEDLELERAARAKAEKHRRDLGEELEALKTELEDTLDSTATQQELRTKRETEVTQLKKVLEDEAKVHEQQVADMRHKHNQAFDELNEQLEQAKRNKASVEKAKQAMESEHNELAIELKTLTQGKSESEQRRKKAETQVQELQIKHSESERQRKELAEKVAKMQSELDNVNSVLSVVESKSIKATKDCSTVESQLQDVQALLQEETRQKLSFSTRLRQMEEDQNNLRETLEEEEQGKKNTEKQLYTLQAQLTEMKKKMELETQSLEGAEENKKRIQRELEGVVQQLEEKASAYDKLDKTKTRLQQELDDMMVDQDNLRQTVSNLEKKQKKFDQMLTEEKSISSRNAEERDRAEAEAREKETRALTLTRELETIKDMKDELDRANKVLKAEMDDLVSSKDDVGKSVHELEKAKRVMDQQLEEMRVQLEELEDELQATEDAKLRLEVNMQAMKAQSDRDLQARDEQGEERRKQLVKQVREMETELEDERRQKALATAAKKKLEADLGELEAGISMANKGRDEALKQLKKLQALLKDQMRELEELRLSRDEALNMAKENEKKVKAMEADTIHLQEELASAERVKKQAQTERDELQDELNIHNAKNSLTVDEKRRLEVRIAKLEEELEEEQLNTEMVNDRLRRTTLQTDQLTIELTAERSTAQRLEGTRAQLDRQNKELKLKLQELEETVKSRYKASIAALEAKILQLEEQLDLEFKERQHSSRLVRRTEKKLKEVLLQVEDERRNTEQYKAEADKANNRTRQLKRQLEEAEEEVTRANANRRKLQRELDDATESQDAVTREVSTLKSKLRRGDLPLNMRRVLNRTGMGDSDEEMDLTSDASKPIPE; from the exons ATGTCGGAAGCGGACAAGTTCCTCTACAGAGATAGTGGGAAGGTCGCCAACCCCCTAGACCAGGCCGACTGGGCCACCAAGAAGCTCGTATGGATCCCTTCGGAGACGCTGGGGTTCGTGGCCGGCTCCGTcaaggaagagaagggagaggagtgtCTGGTGGAGCTAGCCGACACAGGCAAGAAGGTGACTGTGAACAAGGACGATATCCAGAAGATGAACCCTCCCAAGTTCAGTAAGGTGGAGGACATGGCTGAGCTCACGTGTTTGAACGAGGCCTCAGTGCTGCACAACCTCAAGGACCGCTACTACTCTGGCCTCATCTAC ACGTACTCTGGCCTCTTCTGTGTGGTGATCAACCCCTACAAGTACCTTCCCATCTACTCTGAGAACATCATTGAGATGTACAAGGGCAAGAAGAGACACGAGATGCCCCCTCACATCTACGCCATCACAGACAATGCTTACAGGAGTATGATGCAGG ATCGTGAAGATCAGTCCATCCTCTGCAC AGGAGAATCGGGAGCTGGAAAGACTGAGAACACAAAGAAAGTGATCCAGTATCTGGCACACGTTGCCTCTTCCTTTAAGTCAAAGAAAGACCAG GGTGCAGCGTTAGCACAT GGGGAGCTAGAGAAACAACTTCTGCAGGCTAACCCCATCCTAGAGGCCTTCGGAAACGGCAAGACGGTCAAGAATGACAACTCCTCCAGATTC GGGAAGTTTATCCGGATCAACTTTGACGTCAATGGATATATTGTGGGAGCCAACATTGAAACTT ATCTGCTGGAGAAGTCCAGAGCCATCCGGCAGGCTAAGGATGAAAGAGCCTTCCACATCTTCTATTACATGCTCACAGGAGCTGGGGACAAAATGCGCT CTGAGCTGTGTCTGGAGGACTACAAGAACTACCGGTTCCTGACCCACGGGAACGTGACCATCCCTGGTCAGCAGGACCGTGACCTCTTTGTGGAGACCATGGATGCCTTCAACATCATGAGCATCCCAGAGGAGGAGCGGATAG GTCTTCTGAAAACTGTGTCCGCCGTTCTCCAGCTGGGTAACATGAGCTTCAAGAAGGAGCGCAACTCTGACCAGGCCTCCATGCCTGATGACACAG cggCCCAGAAAGTGTGCCACCTGCTGGGCATGAACGTGACCGACTTCACCCGGGCCATCCTGTCCCCCAGGATCAAGGTGGGCAGGGACTATGTTCAGAAGGCCCAGACCCAGGAGCAGGCTGAGTTTGCGGTGGAGGCCCTGGCCAAGGCCTCCTATGAGAGGATGTTCCGCTGGCTGGTGATGAGGATCAACAAGGCCCTGGACAAGACCAAGAGACAGGGAGCCTCCTTCATCGGCATCTTGGACATAGCTGGCTTTGAGATCTTTGAG CTGAACTCGTTTGAGCAGCTGTGCATCAACTACACCAACGAGAAGCTGCAGCAGCTGTTCAACCACACCATGTTCGTCCTGGAGCAGGAGGAGTACCAGAGGGAGGGCATCGAGTGGAGCTTCATCGACTTCGGCCTGGACCTGCAGCCCTGCATCGACCTCATCGAGAAGCAT gccagtccTCCTGGTGTGCTGGCTCTGCTGGATGAGGAGTGCTGGTTCCCCAAGGCCACGGACAAGAGCTTTGTGGAGAAGGTGGTTCAGGAGCAGGGAAACAACCCCAAGTTCCAGAAGCCCAAGAAACTCAAGGACTCTGCCGACTTCTGCATCATCCACTACGCTGGAAAG GTGGATTACAAGGCAGATGAGTGGCTGATGAAGAACATGGACCCTTTGAACGACAACGTGGCCACGCTGCTCAACCAGTCCACTGACAAGTTTGTGTCAGAGCTTTGGAGAGACG TGGATCGTATTGTGGGCCTGGACAAAGTTGCTGGGATGTCTGATGGGGGGCTGCATGGGGCCACGAAGATCCGAAAGGGCATGTTCCGCACCGTGGGCCAGCTCTACAAGGAGCAGCTGTCCAACCTCATGACCACTCTCAGGAACACCAACCCCAACTTCGTCCGCTGCATCATCCCCAACCACGAGAAGAAG GCTGGTAAGCTGGAGCCCCACCTGGTTCTTGAACAGCTGAGGTGTAATGGAGTTCTGGAGGGGATCCGTATCTGCAGACAAGGCTTCCCCAACCGCATCGTCTTCCAGGAGTTCAGACAGAG ATATGAGATCCTCACTCCCAGCGCCATTCCCAAGGGATTCATGGACGGCAAACAAGCCTGTGTGCTCATG ATCAAGGCCCTGGAGCTGGATTCCAACCTGTTCCGGATTGGCCAGAGTAAGGTGTTTTTCCGGGCCGGTGTCTTGGcccacctggaggaggagagggacattaAGATCACCGACATCATCATCAGCTTCCAGTCCTGGTGTCGTGGATATGTGGCCCGCAA AGCCTTCACAAAGAGACAGCAGCAGCTGACTGCTATGAAGGTGATCCAGAGGAACTGTGCTGCTTACCTCAAACTCAGGAACTGGCAGTGGTGGAGGCTCTTCACCAAG GTGAAGCCTCTGCTGCAGGTGACcaggcaggaggaggagatgcAGGCTAGGGAGGATGAGCTGGAGAAGACCAAGGAGAGGCAGCAGCAAGCTGAGGAGCAGCTGCAGGAGTTCGAAGCCAAGCAGCAACAG ctgaaTGCAGAGAAGCTAGCCCTGCAGGAGCAGCTGCAGGCGGAGACGGAGCTGTGTGCTGAGGCGGAGGAGATGCGCTCCAAACTGGCCACCAGGAAGCAGGAGCTGGAGGAGATCCTCCACGACTTGGAGTccagagtggaggaggaagaggagagggtcaCCCAGCTACAGACCGAGCGGAAGAAGATGCAGACCAACATCACG GACCTGGAGCAGCAGCTGGATGAGGAGGAGGCAGCCAGGCAGAAGCTGCAGCTGGAGAAGATGACCACAGATGCCAAGCTGAAGAAGATAGAGGAGAATGTCATGGTGCTGGATGACCAGAACAACAAACTCAATAAG GAGAAGAAGCTGTTGGAGGAACGTATCTCAGAGTTCACCACCAACctgactgaggaggaggagaagtccAAGAGCCTGCAGAAACTCAAGAACAAGCACGAGGCCATGATCACTGACCTGGAGG ACCGTctgaggaaggaggagaagagtcGTCAAGAGCTTGAAAAGAACCGCAGGAAGCTGGAGGGCGACTCCACGGAGCTGAATGACCAGATGGCTGACCTGCACGCCCAGATAGCTGAGCTCCGAGCCCAGCTGGCcaagaaggaggaggagctaATGGCTGCGCTGGCCAG GATAGAGGAGGAGGCCGCGGCCAAGAACACGGCCCAGAAAAAGATCCGGGAGCTGGAGGCCCAGCTTTCTGAGTTGCAGGAGGACCTGGAGCTGGAGAGGGCTGCGAGGGCCAAGGCTGAAAAACACCGCAGGGACCTGGGAGAGGAGCTGGAGGCTCTGAAGACTGAGCTGGAGGACACACTGGACTCGACTGCAACACAACAAGAGCTCAG AACCAAGCGTGAGACTGAGGTGACCCAGCTAAAGAAGGTTTTGGAGGACGAGGCCAAAGTGCACGAGCAGCAGGTGGCCGACATGAGGCACAAACACAACCAGGCCTTCGACGAGCTCAACGAACAGCTGGAGCAGGCCAAGAGG AACAAGGCGTCAGTGGAGAAAGCCAAGCAGGCTATGGAAAGCGAACATAATGAGCTGGCCATCGAGCTGAAGACCCTGACCCAGGGGAAGAGCGAGTCAGAGCAGCGCAGGAAGAAGGCTGAGACCCAGGTCCAGGAACTGCAGATCAAACACTCTGAGAGCGAGAGGCAAAGGAAGGAGCTGGCCGAGAAGGTGGCCAAGATGCAG TCTGAGCTGGACAACGTCAACAGCGTGTTGAGTGTGGTTGAGAGCAAGTCCATCAAGGCAACTAAAGACTGTTCCACTGTGGAGTCTCAACTGCAGGATGTACAG GCGCTGCTCCAGGAGGAAACTCGTCAGAAGCTCTCCTTCTCCACTCGTCTGCGTCAGATGGAGGAGGACCAGAACAACCTGAGGGAGACgctggaggaagaggagcagggcAAGAAGAACACGGAGAAGCAGCTCTACACCCTCCAAGCTCAG CTGACggagatgaagaagaagatggagCTGGAGACTCAGTCCCTGGAGGGGGCGGAGGAGAACAAGAAACGTATTCAGCGGGAGCTGGAGGGCGTGGTCCAACAGCTGGAGGAGAAGGCATCGGCCTACGACAAGCTGGACAAGACCAAGACTCGTCTGCAGCAGGAGCTGGATGACATGATGGTGGACCAGGACAACCTCAGGCAGACTGTGTCCAACCtggagaagaagcagaagaagttTGACCAG ATGCTGACTGAGGAGAAGAGCATCTCCAGCCGGAATGCTGAGGAGAGGGACCGGGCTGAGGCAGAGGCCAGGGAGAAGGAAACGCGGGCCCTGACTCTGACCCGCGAGCTGGAGACCATTAAGGACATGAAGGATGAACTGGACCGGGCCAACAAGGTCCTAAAGGCAGAGATGGATGACCTGGTCTCATCGAAGGACGACGTTGGTAAAAGT GTCCACGAGCTGGAGAAAGCAAAGCGTGTCATGGATCAACAGCTGGAGGAGATGCGCGTGCAGCTGGAGGAGCTGGAGGACGAGCTGCAGGCCACGGAGGACGCCAAGCTGCGTCTGGAGGTCAACATGCAGGCCATGAAGGCCCAGTCCGACAGGGACCTGCAGGCCAGAGACGAGCAGGGTGAAGAGCGGAGGAAGCAGCTGGTCAAGCAg GTGCGTGAGATGGAGACCGAGCTGGAGGATGAGCGCCGGCAGAAAGCCCTGGCCACGGCTGCTAAGAAGAAGCTGGAGGCAGACCTGGGAGAGCTGGAGGCAGGCATCAGCATGGCCAACAAGGGCCGTGACGAGGCCCTCAAACAGCTGAAGAAACTGCAG GCCCTGTTGAAAGATCAGATGAGGGAGCTGGAGGAGCTCCGTCTGTCCAGGGACGAGGCCCTCAACATGGCCAAGGAGAACGAAAAGAAGGTCAAGGCAATGGAGGCTGACACCATCCATCTCCAGGAG GAGTTGGCGTCTGCTGAGCGAGTCAAGAAACAGGCCCAGACAGAGCGGGATGAACTGCAGGATGAGCTCAACATCCACAACGCTAAGAA TTCCCTGACGGTGGATGAGAAGAGGAGGCTGGAGGTTCGTATCGCTAAGCTAGAGGAGGAATTGGAGGAGGAGCAGTTGAACACAGAGATGGTCAACGACCGCTTGAGGAGAACCACACTGCAG ACTGACCAGCTGACCATTGAGCTGACGGCGGAGCGCAGTACCGCCCAGCGCCTGGAGGGGACCCGGGCCCAGCTGGACCGGCAGAACAAGGAGCTGAAACTCAAGCTGCAGGAGCTGGAGGAGACTGTGAAGTCCAGATACAAGGCCTCTATCGCTGCACTGGAGGCCAAGATACTGCAGCTGGAGGAGCAACTGGACTTGGAGTTCAA GGAGCGTCAGCATTCGTCCAGGCTGGTCAGGCGCACGGAGAAGAAGCTGAAGGAGGTGCTGTTGCAGGTGGAGGACGAGAGACGCAACACCGAGCAGTACAAAGCAGAG GCAGACAAGGCGAACAACCGCACACGTCAGCTAAAGCGTCAgctggaggaggcagaggaggaagtGACACGGGCCAACGCCAACCGCAGGAAGCTGCAGAGGGAGCTTGACGATGCCACTGAGTCGCAAGACGCCGTGACCCGAGAGGTCAGCACCCTGAAGAGCAAGCTCAG GCGCGGGGACTTGCCTTTAAACATGCGCCGGGTCTTGAATCGCACAGGCATGGGGGACAGTGATGAGGAGATGGATCTGACCAGCGACGCGTCCAAGCCTATACCTGAGTGA